One Dehalococcoidales bacterium genomic window carries:
- a CDS encoding transglutaminase-like domain-containing protein, whose translation MTETEIVTREYRYVKDAVKYYCVRWGAPKYTEGRKKGHCGAKAELLAQRLKAQGIRTRIVEARPSPPGGALLTLFAPFDCHFWLEALADGCWLTLDPSPDQGIACVMGDAEPGKHLEQDYHYLKRWSELPYWYKDAYNSPLVIPLRWATNIQIALVRLICRFRR comes from the coding sequence ATGACTGAGACTGAGATCGTGACGAGAGAGTATCGGTACGTAAAGGACGCGGTGAAATACTACTGTGTTCGTTGGGGTGCTCCAAAATACACCGAAGGAAGAAAGAAGGGGCACTGCGGCGCCAAGGCGGAGCTGCTTGCCCAGAGACTCAAGGCGCAAGGGATCAGGACGCGGATAGTTGAGGCAAGGCCGTCTCCACCCGGCGGAGCGCTATTAACCCTCTTCGCGCCTTTTGACTGCCACTTCTGGCTGGAGGCGCTCGCTGACGGGTGCTGGCTAACCCTTGATCCTTCTCCCGATCAGGGTATTGCCTGCGTTATGGGTGACGCCGAGCCGGGAAAACACCTGGAACAAGACTACCACTATCTAAAGAGGTGGAGCGAACTGCCTTACTGGTACAAGGATGCCTATAACAGCCCTCTGGTGATACCCCTAAGATGGGCCACCAACATCCAGATCGCCTTGGTAAGGTTGATATGCCGGTTTAGGAGGTAA